The genomic region AGACCCTTTATCTTCCAGGAGGTAATGTTTTTATGTCATGTTTCAATTCtctgaattttacatttttacattttcattttcagaTGAATGAAAATCGGTTATTTGATGTGTAGATTTATAGTTTACCATGGACAAAATTTGAAATCACACTATTATTCCGTAGCTAAAGGTCTGGAACACCAGGCTACCCCTTTGAGAACTGTAcaaaatatttcaaaatataaatataaccaGTGGCATGTCTCCAGCTCTGTGTTTTCTGTCTGGACTGCAAGTGTGGCAGATATCAGCTGTGGATGGGAATGTGGAGTGCAGCAGGGTCATTAAAATTCCCCACGGGGTTTGCATTGAACCCAGTCCCCTTgattacaggcagttcccgggttacatacaagatagggactgtaggtttgttcttaagttgagtttgtatgtaagtcggaactgtatattttatcattgtaatcccagccagaacttttttggtctctgtgacaattggattttaaaaatgtgtcataagaatcaggattaacactaaagcttcattacagacacattagataactgttacagctaggactaaaatataataaattaccaatatccagtggtccgtttgtaactaggggtcgtatgtaagtcgagtgttcttaagtagaggaccgcctgtatttgatgTTATTCTTTTTTTTGGCCTAAGCAGTAATAGCATTTATCATTATGGTGGTAGGTCATTGATCTTGGTGGAGAAGCCATTTCTTACAGTGAATACTTAGGAATCGGAAGAGTCACAGAATTCAAATATGGTGCCAAACTTGGAAATGTTATCCGCAAGTGGAATGGGGAGAAGATGTCTTATTTGAGGTAAATTTTTATATTCATAAGCACAATTTGAACCATAATAGAAAACTATTAGAAGTAAACTTCATAATTTTTAAGGAGCCATTATAACGTGCACTTTTCCACTATAGGAACTGGGGAGAAGGCTGGGGATTTATGGCCTCAAACAGAGCCTTGGTCTTTGTGGACAACCACGATAACCAAAGAGGACATGGTGCTGGAGGAGCCTCAATTCTCACCTTCTTTGATGCACGGtaatgttagttaaaaaaaataaaaaaaatattattaaattagtTTATATTCTTTCATTCTGCTTAGCACCTATGTTTACCTTCTGGCTTCACAGTCTTTACAAGATGGGAGTTGCCTTCATGTTGGCTCATCCTTATGGAGTTACACGTGTCATGTCTAGCTACAGATGGCCTAGAAACTGGGTCAATGGCAAGGTATCATTACTTACCATACACTAAATAAAGGTTTAGGCTGAGTGTAGTTAGAAAATAATAGGTATCTGCTTCTTTCTTTTATAGGATGTCAATGACTGGATTGGACCACCAAGTAACTCTGATGGATCCACCAAGTCTGTGACTATTAATGCTGATAGTACTTGCGGTAATGACTGGGTCTGTGAGCACAGATGGCGCCAGATTAAGTAAGTTGAAAAATATCTTCAcaaatatattacaatatatgTTGTACTATATGTTTGGTGTATTGCattcacatttttttcttaaattaaaTTATTAATTTGTTTTATGTTCTCTTATCCAGGAACATGGTTATTTTCCGTAATGTGGTAGATGGACAGGCCTTTACTAACTGGTGGGACAATGGAAGCAATCAAGTAGCATTTGGACGTGGAAACAGAGGATTCATTGTCTTTAACAACGATGACTGGTAGGAATTATGTTTggctttatatatatttatagtaatCCCACTTAATTCACaacttctgtaattttttttttacattttgaaacaTAGAAAACTTGTCTACCTCACTTCTTCTACAATCATTTATGTGTGATCTATTATTCTACTCTTGAACTAGATACATGAGTGGATATATGTAAAATCTGGATACAGACATTacccgatttacagatgacccctagatacagacggccctctctgcccactattacctctggagaagctctctgggTGTAAGGGTTCTGTActgaagttttattaataatccttgttcccataacaGCACAAAATTTAGAGAATGCCAATTGCCAAAAAAAGTTGGTCTGGAGTTGcccttataaaatatacctgttccgacttacatacaaattcaacataagaccAAACTTAACAaccttatcttgtacataacctggggactgcctgtaatgaattttctgaaaatatGCAAAGAAGTCTAGAtagtcacaaaaaaaaatttggttaatTACATACTTCACATCTTATAAAATCTATTTTAGGTACATGGATGTCACACTAAACACTGGTCTCCCAGCTGGAACCTACTGTGACGTGATCTCTGGACAGAAGGAAGGTAGTCGCTGCACCGGTAAACAGATCTCCGTAGGAAGCACTGGCTCTGCTCGCTTCCAGATCAGCAACAATGATGAAGATCCTTTCGTGGCCATTCATGTTGATGCCAGATtgtaatttcctttaaaaaaaacaaataccttTCATACCCCATTTTGTCAGCGGACTCTCCCGTCCTAAAGAAACATGAGTTCATATTTAAATAAATACAGGTCTTTAAAATATTGAAAACTTTCTGTATTCTTAATAATTCTGCTTATATTTTCATCATCAAATAAAGAAATGCTAATCTCAAAAGTGATCTTATTGTgacaaaatgttttaaattttaaCTTCACACTGGTAAAAATGGAATAATTTAAGCCCCAAccataatataaaatacacaccaTATGCATGCCACagtgtatattattttattattatttattattttattattttaaaataaaattaaatacaaaaaaaattaagccCCAATTATAACCATCCCACATGCCAGGAATGTCATTGTTTTCTTCCACTAGTCCTGCCAAATTATGCACCATAATATGCCAAAAACAAAATACATTCTAGATATTACTAGTAATTACTAGTAATACTATTCTAGGTATTACTGAAAATCCAAAGCTCTTCACTGTGAAAAGCCCAAAAAATTGAACATGAATCCTTAAACATAATATAAAGTCTTTTGTTATTGGTTGTGCTTTGTCTTGTGTTTGTTGTTGTGCCAGTTAACATTTCATTTCAAATTGAGAGGCACCAAATCCTCAAACCTTGGTTTATGACACTGGGAGATCACTATGAGCATGGGCAGAGATATCAGCATTATTCTACACAGCGTGTACCAGTGCTTGTAAATGAACTGCCAGAGGTTCACAGAAGCCTCTACACAGGTGGAATATAAGAAAAAGAATGTTTTTATAAAGGCCAAAGAAAATAACCTTCTTGACATTTTGATACTCTCTAATGGCtaaggtcccttcatcaggcatgttAGAACAGGCTTTCCAAGGTAACACAGATTTTATACAGGGAATCGGGATCAGGGAAGTAattcaaaagaaaagaaaaaaacaataacaaatcTGGGAAACAagatccttaaccccttatctctgcacctgttttccaagttaatttaattttttttgtcaatgtctTCTTCAAtctatacaatttttatttttctgtccctTTAGCTGCATTGGGTCTTGTTTTTTTAggacaaaatgtagtttttaatagtatatagtatagtaattgtatttttgttttgATTTGTCTTACTGATGAACTCCATTTCTGTagagtatattaaaaaaagaaataatgcaAATCTAGCATTCATAAAGttcataaagttattttttataaagtaattcattaaaaaaactattataatttTCAATTGTAATTTTTATGGTATGGGTATGCGTGTgtctttaaattttattttattaaagaggCCAGAGATTTTGTGTGTTgatataatttttatttcatttttcttacttcattgatttttttttttacatgaaaattTTTTAACAATATTTCTATTACTTTGTTTCAGAAGGTAACACTGAAAGGAGATCACTTGATCTTTTGTACAATAGACTGCACTGCctatgtagtgcagtgcattaCTATGTCAGCTAGTGACAGGCCTCCAGCCTGACCTAATAGAGAGTTACATGTGACACCATTGACACCCTATGAACTTTTCCGATCTCAGGTGACTGGGAGAGTCGTAACACAGCCCAGAAGAGGGACTAGGAGGACCTGATGTCCTgaaattcaggaccttaggaagGTGTTGAATCAGACGAAGTATCTTCAACAGACGCCATAAAAAGCTGATATTCTCAAATCTATCTCTTATTTTTGGACATCAAattgccctttaaccccttaacgctgaagccacttttcaccttcctgacatggaccattttttaaaatctgacatgtgtctatttaagtggttataactttggaacgctttaacatatccagttgattttgagattgttttttcgtgacacattgtacttcatgctggttgagaaatttaataaatatatttagtatttatttatgaaataaatggaaatttggcaaaaattttgaaaaaaacaatgttttccaaattcaaaattttctactttttggaaagttggtcatatcactaaaataacttgataactaacattttccatatgtctactttaacttggcatcatttttcaaacatcttttcctttatttaggatgttaggaggcttataactttaggtgcaatttttcagattttcacgaaaatcatcaaaacctacttttggagggtcaatttagttagaagggactttataaggcccacatgacagaaaccccccacaaatgacaccattttagaaactacacccctcaaaatattcaaaacaacctttgggaattttgttaaccctttgagcgtttcatgagcgtgaaagataaatgaaagtgaaattagagaaatgtaattttatcttactatagattcattgaacactaaaatttgcaccttcacaatgagttaaaaaggaaaatgcattttacaatgttgagggcaattcctcttgagtatgccaatacccattttgtcactgtacccttctgtacgggcacaggggggcacttggaatggaaagagcgttgtttcgtttttgcagggtaaatatggctgaaaaagtttacatgtgtcaggatgcatttggagagccatagtggtaccaaaacagaggaaagccccaacatgagacaccattttggaaagtacaccccttggagagtttagcaacgtgtaatttgtgtattttccccaacaggtgtttgattcaattaggccccaaaagggaaaaaaggtgaaaattttctcaaaaaagtcacttttaccccaaatttttgtaagccacaagggataaaagatgaaacaaccccataaatgtgtaaaactatttctcctaagcacagaactgcaccacttttgcatataaagtgttgtatgggtgcaaagtagggctcagaagggaaagaggggctttgaccttttagaagccagatttgacaatcatcctttacatgtgtcaggatgcatttggagagccctagtggtaccaaaacagaggggaaccccaacaagtgtcaccattttggaaagttcaccctttggagaattcagaaaggtgtaatatgtgtatttacccctacaggtgtttgcttcaattaggtccctaaaaggaaaaaggtgaacattttccccaaaaagtcacttttacggctaatttttgtatcccataaggcattaaagatgaaacaaccccaaaaaatgtgtactagcatttctcccgagtataaaattgccccacacatgcaaataaaatgttgtatgggtacgcagtgaagctcagaagggaaagaggggcgttggccttttagaagccaaatttgacagacatcctttacatatgtcaggatgcatttagagagccgtagtggtaccaaaacagagggaaaccccaacaagtatcaccattttggaaagcacaccccttagagaatttagcaaggtgtaatatgtgtatttgtccgtaaaggtgtttgatttaattaggacttaaatagataaaaggtgaacattttcttataaaggtcattttactcctaattttatatagccacaagggataaaaaaatgtaataacccctcaaaatgtgtgaacctatttctctggagtgtagaagtaccccacatatgtatataaaatgttgtatgggcgcacagtaaaaggaaaggggaatgtttgccttttagaagccaaatttgacagaaatgtttgacatgcatttggagaaccctagtggtataaaacagataagaatccgaaaagtgaccctaatctttgaatgcacaccccttagagaattttgcaatgtgtaatatatgtatttgcccctacaggtgaatgatccaattaggcccgaatcattaaaaaggtgaaaattttcctataaatgtcactttacccctaatttatgtaagccacaagggataatatattaaataaccccaaaaaaggtgtaaaactatttctcccgagtgtagaagtaccccacatgtgcatataaaatgctttatgggcgcacagtagaggaaaagagggatgtttgtcttttagaggccaaatttgtaagaaatccttcacatgtgtcaggatacatttggagagacgtagtggtaccaaaacagaggaaaacccgaaaagtgaccctaattgttgaatgtacaccccttggggaatatagcaaggtgtaatatgtggtgtagtgtaatacatgtggtgaaatgagcattttgaacatataggtggtttccaaatatgatgtgcaatggagtccaagatggaaattgcaattatttctggaaagttcagtgcccgttatgtggcgccccttatgagataaaggaggggtatagggagcaacgggacataacagttgttacaattattcattttaccgaaattaattcacaataggttgggcgtgaattgtgaatgtctagtgtataaggaggtagaatataccaggggaccaactaaacttttgtcactctggagttgtcgcaggtctcttagtagtatgtagtgtccatcctaacttctcttttggaacagactctttattgagtcctaccattagaagcagcagaattcaccgggaaaatgctgtcctggaacatctaaaccagaggtactggggccccgtccttcttgtcccaatattagtttcctaatatcttcctcttgaaaacagagaaatgatacggcaggacatgcacattggaacagctcgtaagaattgtacagcgtaatctgtacaatgtgcacggcccgcacttttgtaccatatcttggttttacgtagggaaattatcatgcataagacaatggggttaaaatagatgcacagataatcctgcagaaaagaatgacaaaaagaaagtgaaaaacaaataccataccaaatcagaacacacatgggaagttgccccgacacgtgtttcgctatgagcgctttatcaaggggagtgtagGAGAAGAGGGACTCATGGGTATAAAAAGGGAAAGCGGACCAATGGAATAGTTTGTACACACCTGAATTATGAAAGTGTCTGAGTGCAGTGAATGTCCGGACCGGAAAGGAGCCGCACATACAAGTAGAACGGTCCGGCTAGCTACATTGCACGATTAcccagtgcgcatgcgcaggattTCCACAGTGTCGCGAGATTTCGGTCTCGCTGGAAAAGTGGCGCACGCGCCGAAAAAGTGGCGCACGCGCCGAAAAAGTGGCGCACACGCAGAAAAGTGGCGCAGATCGTACAACTATGTTGGGAATACCAGGTAAGTATGAAACCAGACGCATGATTATAAAGAGAGGACCAAAACGGCCACTAAGGGTAGAATAGATCGAGGAGTGATATAAACATGGACCAAAAGATATATCAGTAAGATAAAATGGCCGGTGGTCAAACCATGCCTAtatgaaaaaaagtgcaaaaaacatGAAAATGGTCCAATGTAATTTGGATATGTGGAACATAATAAAGTGCAGGTGCTATAAAAATACATCAACAGTAAAAATGACACAAGAATGTGGCAGTTAATAATACACAATAGGCATAAAGTTTGAGAGCTgagaatatataaaaaataaagtgctGCAATGAATAAAGCTACAATACTATAAGGTGCAAGACGGTATAGAGATGAGGTAAAAAAGTAGAATATACCTATGACATTGCAATGAAGACTGATATAGTTCATACAAAAGTGtatctatatacagtaatatacaacaAGAACCACATAGAAGGAACAAATTCCAATAAATTGCGTAGGTTATGATAGATCAAGCCGGCATATGCATGTCGGAAAAGAGTACTCCTTATGGTAAACGACGAGTGAAGTGAACACACAGTGAAGTGCCATGCAGTGAAACACACGTGATGATGATGATAAAGGTAGTGGGAAGGGCAGTATGGTAAATGGGGCCAAGGTCAAACTCCTAAAATATGCAGAACGGGAGGTCCAAAATTATTCCtgaaagaataaagaaaacatgtgAAAGACCCACGAGTCTAAAGACAACAAACAAAGTAATAATGCAGAAGAGAatttaaaaattacattaaaagaaaACCTACACTTAAAAGGGGACCCAGTAAGGAAAGTATGATTACAAGAATGGCGCAAAGCTCAAGTTCTCGTTGAGACCCCATGGGGTGAcggtgttcagaaggtaaatccaTTTTGTTTCTCTTTGTGCCAACACCTTTCTCCAGTTCCCACCCCTGGTATCAATCAAAACCCTATCTATGCCTCTCACCTTCAGTTTTGATCCATCGCACTGATGCCGTTCTTTAAAATGGCGGGGGATGGTCTTCAACTTGTTCAGGTCTGCCTCTTCTCTAGCGGCTTCAATGCCCAGTACGTGTTCCCGAATTCTACGCCGTAGTTCTCTTGATGTGAGACCTACATATATCAGGCCACAAGGGCATGTGGCAAAATAAATCACCCCGATGGTCGTGCAGGTAATCGTGTGCGTGATCGTGTATTGTCTTTGCCTAGTGGAATCAAAAAAAGAGGTGGTAGTCTCAACATTCACACAGGCCACACAGTCACCACAAGGTCGACACCCCCATTTGGGACCCCGAGAGCCAAATATATTGCCGCACGTGGGGCTATTATAGGTGCTCCGAACCAGAGAATCTTTAAGGTTTTTGGATCGGCGGTACGTAATGGACGGATTGGTTTGGATATACTGTTGGAGAGTCTGGTCAATCCTTAGTACCTGCCAATGTTTCATCAAAATACCTCGTATTGTTTCCCACTGTGAGTTGAAAGTAGTGATAAATCTCACCTTGTTATCCTGTTTTTTGGGTTTACATTTTGGAGCTAGAAGATCCTCTCGTTTTATCCTCTTTGCCCGTTGGTATCCGCTTTCAATTGAACGATTCGAGTAGCCCCGTTCTCTGAACCTCTGTCTTAAATCATTTGCTTGAATCTCAAAGTTCGTCTCACAGGAGCACAGTCTCCGTATTCTGAGGAACTGACCGATTGGGATACTGTCTATGAGTTTAGGAGGGTGTGAGGAGCTTGCGTGGAGTAGTGTATTACTTGAGGTCTCTTTCCTAAAGACATCAGACACGATGTTGCCATGGTCATCTACATCAAATAGAATATCCAAAAATTCAACTCGTTTCCTTCCCACCTTGTATGTCAATTTTATATTCTTCTCGTTGTTATTCAGCTCCTGTATAAACTCGTGAAGTTCGTATTCAGATCCTTGCCATATCATGATGATGTCGTCAATATACCTAGCGTACAAAAGTACATTGTTAACCAAATTGGAGGGATTAGTGATGAAAACTTCTctttcccacagccccaggaaaaggttggcatatgagggggcacaagccgcccccatagccgttccctggagctgtaggtagagtaggtcacgaaaaagaaaaaaattatgtgacAGTGCAAACTCCAATAATGACACCAGTAAGTTCGCAAAGTTTGGGTCAATGTTTGAGGTTTCCAGAAAAAATCTGGTTGCCGCTATACCGTCAGAATGGCGAATAGACGTGTATAACGACTCAACATCACAAGTAACGATAGTCATGGTTGGATCTAAATGGATACCTTGAAATTTCCTCAAGGCATCCGTGGTGTCCTTCAAATAGGATGGTAAGGTTTCAACCAAAGGGCGCAGGTGGTAATCGATCAATTTGCATATAGGTTCACAGAGACTATCGGTGCCGGAGACGATCGGACGTCCTGGAGGACTGTTGAGGCGCTTATGGACCTTTGGAAGTAAATAAAAGGAGGAAACCTTAGGGAATTTGGGAACAAGTACATCCATTTGTTTTTCAAGTATAACATTGTTCGTTACTGCTTCCCTAAGGATTCCCACCAGTTCGTCCCTAAATTTGGCCAAAGGATTAAAGGTAAGTCTTCTGTAACAGGTATTGTCCCTCAGCTGGCGAAACGCCTCTTTTTCGTAGTCCTTGGTTGGCCACACTACCACATTTCCCCCTTTATCTGAGGGTTTGATAACCACTTCTGTCAACTTACCTAACTCGGATATGGCTTTGCGTTGTACATTAGTGCAATTGCTGAAACCGCCAAACCTCGGTATCCGTTTAAATTCCTGTGTGACTAATTTAACAAAAAGGTCAATGTTAGGAAAGTGACAGAAGAGGGGGAAGTTCCTAGAACGAGGTGATAGGGAGGGTGGAATTATACCTTTCTTTGGGGGACCCTCCTGTTCCTCCAAAAGGTCCTCCAGCGCCTGTAAGGCCAGATGTT from Engystomops pustulosus chromosome 10, aEngPut4.maternal, whole genome shotgun sequence harbors:
- the LOC140104181 gene encoding pancreatic alpha-amylase-like, which codes for MKLLLLLVAVGLCSAQYNPNTRAGRTSLVHLFEWRWDDIAAECERFLAPNGFGGVQISPPNDHIVLSNPWRPWYQRYQPISYKLCSRSGNEQQFRDMVTRCNNVGVYIYVDAIINHMCGAGGGAGTHSSCGGYFNAGSKDFPSVPYSNWDFNDGKCRTGSGEIENYGDVYQVRDCRLVGLLDLALEKDYVRGKIADFMNNLINIGVAGFRLDAAKHMWPGDIKAITDRLNNLNTRWFAGGSRPFIFQEVIDLGGEAISYSEYLGIGRVTEFKYGAKLGNVIRKWNGEKMSYLRNWGEGWGFMASNRALVFVDNHDNQRGHGAGGASILTFFDARLYKMGVAFMLAHPYGVTRVMSSYRWPRNWVNGKDVNDWIGPPSNSDGSTKSVTINADSTCGNDWVCEHRWRQIKNMVIFRNVVDGQAFTNWWDNGSNQVAFGRGNRGFIVFNNDDWYMDVTLNTGLPAGTYCDVISGQKEGSRCTGKQISVGSTGSARFQISNNDEDPFVAIHVDARL